The Armatimonadota bacterium genomic sequence GGGCATGGCACCCGGATACTGAGGAGGTCCGGTTCACGGTTTGGGACGATGACAGCAACAGAGAGATCGAATGCCGTGTGACCCGCGAATGCATCGCGGATCACTGCGGCAACCCCTCTGGCCCCGATGCCTGCTTCACGGCGGCGAAAGAACACTTCGACGCCATTACAGATCAGGTTGGGT encodes the following:
- a CDS encoding DUF1488 family protein, whose amino-acid sequence is MMKGETMIHYGTNETWAWHPDTEEVRFTVWDDDSNREIECRVTRECIADHCGNPSGPDACFTAAKEHFDAITDQVGYYIGLGRFEPDGSILLRTNDWRPT